The Primulina eburnea isolate SZY01 chromosome 8, ASM2296580v1, whole genome shotgun sequence genome contains a region encoding:
- the LOC140839638 gene encoding probable sugar phosphate/phosphate translocator At2g25520 yields the protein MGKGGALSEGVVKKIVLSYTYVAIWIFLSFTVIVYNKYILDRKMYNWPYPISLTMIHMAFCSSLAYLLVRVFKAVDPVTMSWDLYLRSVVPIGFLYSLSLWLSNSAYIYLSVSFIQMLKALMPVAVYSIGVLLKKEAFKSETMVNMVSISIGVAIAAFGEAKFDSWGVALQLGAVAFEATRLVMIQILLNSKGITLNPITSLYYVAPCCLVFLSVPWALVEFPLLKENSSFHFDYVIFGTNSFCAFALNLAVFLLVGKTSALTMNVAGVVKDWLLIAFSWSVIKDTVTPINLFGYALAFLAVGYYNHSKLQAMKAKEAQKKAQQADEEAGRLLEGKEVQNNDGDPKRNESHT from the coding sequence ATGGGGAAAGGTGGTGCTTTGAGCGAAGGTGTCGTGAAGAAGATCGTGCTTTCATACACCTATGTGGCCATATGGATCTTCCTATCCTTCACAGTCATCGTCTACAACAAGTATATTCTCGATCGAAAGATGTATAATTGGCCTTACCCAATCTCCCTTACGATGATTCACATGGCTTTTTGTTCTTCTCTCGCCTATTTACTCGTTCGAGTCTTCAAGGCAGTGGATCCAGTCACCATGTCTTGGGATCTTTATCTGAGATCTGTGGTCCCGATTGGCTTTTTGTACTCTCTCTCCCTCTGGCTTTCGAATTCGGCCTATATTTACCTCTCCGTGTCATTTATTCAAATGCTCAAGGCGCTGATGCCAGTGGCTGTGTATTCCATCGGTGTTCTGCTCAAGAAAGAGGCTTTTAAATCGGAGACGATGGTGAACATGGTTTCGATCTCGATTGGGGTGGCGATTGCTGCGTTTGGCGAGGCCAAGTTTGATTCTTGGGGGGTTGCTCTTCAATTGGGTGCTGTGGCTTTTGAGGCCACTAGGCTTGTGATGATTCAGATCCTGCTTAATTCTAAGGGGATCACGCTTAATCCTATTACTTCTCTTTATTATGTGGCACCTTGTTGCTTGGTTTTCTTGTCAGTCCCTTGGGCATTAGTTGAGTTTCCGTTGTTGAAGGAGAATTCAAGCTTCCATTTTGACTATGTGATTTTTGGAACTAATTCTTTCTGTGCGTTTGCACTTAATCTTGCTGTGTTTTTGCTTGTTGGGAAGACCTCAGCTTTGACCATGAACGTGGCTGGCGTGGTGAAGGATTGGCTCCTGATTGCCTTTTCTTGGTCTGTGATTAAGGATACCGTGACCCCTATTAACTTGTTTGGTTATGCATTGGCTTTCTTGGCAGTAGGCTATTACAATCACTCGAAGTTGCAAGCCATGAAGGCTAAGGAAGCACAGAAGAAGGCGCAACAGGCCGATGAGGAAGCGGGGAGGTTGTTGGAGGGAAAGGAAGTCCAGAATAACGATGGTGATCCCAAAAGGAACGAGTCTCATACTTGA
- the LOC140839639 gene encoding protein BUNDLE SHEATH DEFECTIVE 2, chloroplastic, giving the protein MANSLCFSTLVSLNTVEKPGLIGHSYTSKKVNWTRDTSYSSKTAAFESLKVKATDSEPSTKVNSILCTECEGNGNKQCNQCKGTGINSVDHFNGQFKAGGLCWLCRGKKEILCGNCNGAGFMGGFMNTLDS; this is encoded by the exons ATGGCAAACTCCCTTTGTTTCTCAACTCTCGTTTCCTTAAATACTGTCGAGAAACCTG GACTGATTGGTCACAGCTACACTAGTAAGAAGGTGAATTGGACAAGAGACACAAGTTACAGCTCGAAAACTGCTGCATTTGAGTCTTTAAAGGTTAAG GCTACAGACAGCGAACCAAGCACCAAAGTGAATAGCATACTTTGCACTGAGTGTGAAGGGAATG GTAATAAACAATGTAACCAATGTAAAGGTACTGGAATCAATTCTGTTGATCACTTTAACGGGCAGTTCAAAGCTGGTGGATTATGTTGGCTTTGCAG GGGTAAAAAAGAGATCCTCTGTGGCAATTGCAATGGTGCTGGCTTCATGGGCGGTTTCATGAACACGCTGGACAGTTGA